The Saprospiraceae bacterium genome includes the window TCCTTGGCTGGACTTTCAATGGGCACAGACAGGCCATAGTGGTGAACACCTCTATCATAAAGTGGAACGGATGTACGAAAACAAGCCAACGAAGGCCGCTGCCAACGGGGAACCAACCTATGAAGGAATGAATGATGGCAAAAATGGATTAGGATGGTGGCAAGGAGAGGAAGCCTGGATGCAGTTGATGTCGGGCGGAACCATGGGCGTCGTCTATGGTGCGGCGGCGCTTTGGCAATGGAAGGTCACCCCTGACGAGGAAGGCTGGACGGCCTGGGCGAGCCAGGATAAATCCTGGGACCAGGCGCTCCTGATGGAGGGTTCCAGTTATGTCGGTCTAGTCGGTCGACCTTTCGAGGGAGCCGCTTTCGCCGATATGGAGAAACGCCCCGATCTGGTGGTGGGTGAACAGCCGCTGTTGGCTAAAGAAGGGGAATTTTATATTTCTTATTTGAATAAGGGAGGAAGTATTGCGCTCAAATCGGTGCCAGCGGAATTGGATTTTCAGTGGTATAATCCGAAGACGGGCGAATTCACGAAGCCTAGAAGGGTAGGGGAGATGGCTGTTTTTGAAGCGCCTGGGGAGGAGCCCTGGGTATTGGTTGTCAGGGCTGATTGATGTCGGTGAAAAGACCGACATCCGCTTGGTTTTTTCTGTTACATTTAACTTTTACCAGCTATTAATACATATGAAAAACAGCTTCTTTTTTTGTTTTGGCCTTTTTTGTTTAACACTAATGGCTTGTCAGGGCGAGGCACCTAAGCAAGTGGAAGCCACTTGGCCGAGTACACCACTGATCCCCGTCATTTTTGATACGGATGCCAATAACGAGTTGGATGATCAGCATGCGATGGCCTATTTGTTATTCAATGGCGGAACCTTTGATGTAAAAGGGATAACCGTCAATGCTACCAAAAGTGGCGGAAATATCGAAGAGCAGTATGCCGAGGCGGAGCGGGTGTTGCAACTTTGTAACCTAAAAGGTGCACTGCCCATTTTAGCAGGCGCAAATGCGGATTTTAATACGATTCTTCCTACCATAGCAACAGAAGGTTACGATGGGGCCGCAGCGGTAGAATTTATCATTGCCGAGGCCAATAAGATGGTAGATGAAAAACTTGTCCTCATTGCTGTCGGTAAATTGACCAACCTCGCCTTGGCCTTGGCCAAAGCCCCAGCGATAGCTGAAAAAGTCCGCATCGTTTGGCTAGGCTCCAATTATCCGGAACCTGGGGAATACAATCAGGAAAATGATACCGCCTCTATGAGCTATATTTTAGCACAAAATGTCCCTTTTGAGATGGTAACAGTGCGTTATGGGAAACCCTCAGGCACAGATGCCGTACAAGTAACGAAGGAAGAGGTGAACATTCGCATGCCAGGCAAAGGCCCCAAGATTAGCGAGCCCATCACTGGGCGCCATGGCGGGCAATTTGATAACTTTGGTGATTATGCCATCAACTTGTTTGAGCATATCGAATATTATGTTGATCCGCCTGCTCGGGCCCTTTATGATATGGCCGCTGTTGCCATCGTGAAAAATGCGGCATGGGCCAAATCAACAAGTATTTCTTGTCCGAAATTAGTGGACAATAAATGGATGGAGCAGCCTGGTAACCCACGAGAAATTATCATTTGGGAGGATTTCGATAAGGAAAAGATCATTGCTGATTTTTATCAGCACCTCGATAATTATGTGCTGGTGGGTAAATAAATTGACTGTTTGTTTTGATAATCGTGTTTTCTGAGGCAAACGATTTCTTTTTTTGCAAGGCTTTTTGAGTCAGGAAATTTGATTTTTTAAATTAAAAATAAACATATTTGTATTTTTTTATTTAATGGGCTTTTGTAAATTTGCAGATAGTATTTAAAACCCATACCTTTAGGTTTTCCATTCAATATTGGTACTCTGGCTATTTTTGTAGGTAAGAATGTTCAGAGAAAGCCAACATTTTCTCTCAGGTCAACACATCAAAGCTTAATACACTATCTATTGGAGATTTCATAGCCATTAGGCCTCAACATTTTGATCAACACTACACGCTGAACTATAGAAGTTAATCTTTTAGGTATTGCTTTACTAAGATTTTATCAAAGCGAATGAGTGTTGAACGCATCAATAACCATATTTTTTTAGGTAGAATTTATTTATTGTTAGGCGGATTGGGGCTGCCTATTTTCAGTGGTGTAATGGCATGGCTGGAAATTGGGTACTTTGATATTGGCATTGACCGTTATTTATTTGGTTCCATTTGTTTGCTCCTATTAAGCTTAAGTTTTGGTAAAACCCTCAGCGTAAAACGGACGTTTCAACTGCTCGACCTAGGGTTTTTCCTATTTTCTTTTTTTGGTTTTTACATCGATTATATTGGTGGTTTTACCAGTGAGTACCTCATCACTCAAATGATTGTGATTCAATTCACTTTCATGGTCTTGCGACGGCCAATACAACTCATCCAGTACAGCTTGTTCGTACTTGCATGTGTGGTTGGCTTTTTAATATTGTCCAGGGGGCTTTCCTTTCCTTATAAGTTATTTGTAGGTGCTTCTTTCGTGATTATTTCGATTGGCAATTTTTTTGTTTGGAGTCGCCGATTAGCTGAACAGGATCAAAACCAGCACATGAAAGCCCTCATGAAAGGTATTTTGGAAGTATCGCAAGACGGGATCATTGCCGTTGAATCTAAAAGAGGCCCAAATGGAAGAATCAAAGATTTTGAGATTACCCATACGAATAAGGCTTTTTATGTCATGTTTCCTTTTTTGAGAGAAAGGAAAGTAAGGTGGGTAAAAGATTTAATTCCTAGGCGCTACAACGATCAGATGTTTAAGCAGTTTGTAAAAGTGGTGGAAGAGGGCGGCAGTTTTGAAGCCTTCGACAAATTTACGGGACTTGATAGTAAAACGATATGGTTGAAGCTGGTGGCGGTTAAATTGGAGGATGGCCTTACCATCACCTTTACGGATATTACCCTGCAAAAAGAATATGAAGCGCAACTAGAGCGCGCCAAGGAAAAAGCAGAAGAAGGGGCACGTGCTAAATCGAGTTTTTTGGCTACCATGAGCCACGAAATAAGGACACCAATGAATGGGATCATTGGCATGATTGATTTGATGTACAATTCGGAGTTGACGGCAGAGCAGTTGGAGCATCTTGATATCATTCGTTCCAGTAGTGAAAGTTTGTTGACGATCATCAATGATATCTTGGATTTTTCCAAGATTGAGTCGGGTAAGTTGGAGTTGGAAGATCGCAATTTTTCTTTGCGGTCCTGTATAGAAGATACTTTGGACTTATTAGGAAAAAGGGCGCGGGATAAACAACTCGATTTGCTTTATTTCATGGAGCCAGATGTTCCGGAGTACATCTCTGGCGATGTGGTTCGGTTGGGGCAAATTTTGACAAACCTGGTTAGCAATGCCATCAAGTTTACCGAAACAGGCGAAATTTATGTACATGTGAAGCGAGCAGCGGCTGGGTGGGTGTCACCTGACCAAGCCGTAAACCTACATTTTACCATAAAAGATACAGGCATTGGCATTCCCAAGGAAAAGTTATCGCTTTTATTCAAAGCGTTTAACCAAGTGGATACTTCTACCACCAGGAAATATGGAGGTACTGGCTTAGGTTTGGCTATTTGTTATCGACTTTGCGATCTAATGAATGGTCGAATTTGGGTAGAAAGCCAATTGGGCAAAGGTTCCGAGTTTCAATTTGTGATTGCGTGTAAACTATCCCCCCTGGCCTATATGGAGGAGCAGGAGCATCCGAGAGTCATAGCAAAACTGGTAGGCAAAAAGATTCTGGTTATCGACGATAATGAAACCAACCTGATGATATTGGCTGCATTTATTACCCGAATGGGACTCAAGCCAGAAGTGACTAAATCGCCGATTGAGGCGCTCAAAAAAATTAAGGAACAATCCTATGATTTGATTATTACAGATTTTAATATGCCTATTATGAATGGCCTTCAAATGGCAGCAGCCATCAAAAAGGAAATCAATTGCCCCATTCTCTTGTTAAGCTCAAGCCAGGAGTTGCCCATGAAGGAAGTGGCCAAATATGTAGAGTCCTATCAATTCAAACCGGTACGAGAGCGGCAACTTCAGCTACTGCTCATCAAGATGTTTAATAGCCCGTACAAAGAAATAAGTGAGCAAAAAAAGTTGAGAGGGAGGACTTTTCAAGAAAACCTGGCTCAGGATATTCCCCTGCGAATCTTATTGGCCGAAGATTTCATCGTTAACCAAAAAATTGCCACGCGGATATTCAAAAAAATGGGCTACGATATTGAAATCGCTGAAAATGGCCTGGAGGCAGTAGAAAAAGCGACAAAGCATACGTATGACTTGATCTTTATGGATGTTCAAATGCCTGAAATGGATGGACTGGAAGCCACGCGTGTGATCAGGGAGCGGAAACCCGAGAATGGGCCAGTTATCATAGCTATGACGGCAAATGCTATGCCCGAAGATCGCCAAAAGTGTATAGAATCAGGTATGAATGACTACCTATCCAAACCTTTCAAGCCCAAAGATTTGCAAGGTCTTCTCGAAAAATACAATCCACAAAACGAGCAGACATTAACAGATAAGTAGCAAACACCATGAACAAATAACCATCAAATGAAGATGTAATTTATGAAGGCCCTCCAACTAAGTCATGAAGGAAGGATTGGCGAGAAAAACCTGAATTATATATTTCTAGGAAGGCTTTATCTCTTTCTGGGGGGGATTGGCGATCCAATTATTACGGGTATCCTTGAATGGATAAACAATGGCCAATTTGCAGTATGTCCTGATCGCTATTTGATCATGAGCATGTGTTTTTTGGGGTTTGGACTTAGCTTTCTCGGAAAGATATCCCAGCAGCACAAACTTTTTTTATTCGAAATGATCTATTTCTGTTTTAGTATTTACGAATTAAAAACGGTTTATGATGGTGCTTTCTCAGGAGCGCATCAGGCTGCAAATATGATTGTTATAACCCTTATTTATACCGTTTTGCGGTCTCCATTTTTGTTATTACTCTACACTTTTACGATCATTGGCGTGACCTTTTTCTTCCTGATGCTAACGGTAGATATTTCTTTTGGGCACAAGATGATGATAGGCGGGGGCACCAGTTTTATTTGCTTAATTAATTGGGGGGTGTGGAACTGGCGCTTAAAAGAATTATCCCAAACCTATAAAACCAAAGCACTGTTTCACGGCATTTTAGAGGTCTCTCAAAATGGAATGGTTGCATTGCTTGGTCAGCGAAATAGCCTGGGACAGATTGTGGATTTTAGGATTAGTCACTGCAACCAAGCGAGTATTTTGCAGTTCCCCTTTTTAGAAGATTTGCCGGAACCCAAAAGCTTAAAGGCGCTTATTCCGGTAGAACTCGGCACCGATTGGATCGATCAATTGACGAATGTAATCCAAACGGGCAAATCCTTTACCCAAGAGGAGTATTATGTGATGCCAGGTGGCCAAGAGCACTGGATTGTATTTATCGTATCCAAACTGGATGATGGCTTGGTGGTGACCATAAAAGATATTTCAGACCAGCGATCTTATGAACAACAGCTAGATGAGGCCAAAAAAATGGCGGAAGCCGGAGCTCGCGCCAAGGCGGATTTTTTGGCAACCATGAGCCATGAAATTCGCACACCGATGAATGGAATCACTGGTATGGTGGATTTATTGGATAATACCCCACTGACCAAGGAGCAGGAAGAACATCTCGAAATTATTCGAACGAGCAGTGATAACTTATTGGTTACGATTAATGATATCCTCGATTTTTCGAAGATTGAATCAGGTAAACTGGAGCTGGAAGTGCGCGACTTTTCTATCAGAAATTGCCTGGAATCTATTTTGGACGCCTATGGCTCAGCGGCAAGAGGGAAAGACCTCGACTTATTTTACTTTATGGACTCCAATGTGCCAGAATACATTAAGGGCGATGAAGTACGGTTGGGGCAAATCTTAGGAAATTTGGTAGGTAACGGCATCAAATTCACTAGCTCGGGCGAAGTATTTGTCCATGTCCAATTAGCCAAAGAAGATCCAATACCTTTCGAGGAGAGGGTGTTACTGCAATTCACCGTCAGGGATACCGGGATAGGCATCCCAAAAGCTAAGCTACCGCTGTTATTTAGTGCATTTCAACAAGCAGATACTTCCAATACCCGTCAATTTGGTGGCAGTGGTTTAGGCTTGGCAATTTGTAGCCGACTCTGCGAGATCATGGGAGGGAACATAAAGGTAGAAAGTAAGGAAGGAGAGGGTTCTAATTTTCAATTCATCCTGCCTTTTGAAAAGGGAAAACATAAAGAAATTTTCGCCCCGGTTGCCATGTTGGAGGATTTATCAGCCTTAATGGGGAAGCGGGTACTCATAGTTGATGACAATGCAACCAACCTAATGATCCTGGAAGCCTTCACCGCAGAATTGGGTTTGGAGGCAGAACTTTGTAGTTCTCCTTCAGATGCTATCGAATGGGCCCAACATCGTCCCTATGATTTGATTATCACAGATTTTAATATGCCAGAAATGGATGGACTGGAATTGGCCGAAGCCCTGCGCCAAACCCTAGCCGTACCCATTCTATTGTTGAGTTCGAGTCAGGAATTACCCCTGCAAAAACTGCGAACCACAGTCGACCAGTATCATTTTAAGCCTATCAAGAAAAATCAGCTAAAAGAAATCATCCTGGAGCTGTTTAAAATAAATAAGGATGGATCGCTTCAAAAGGAAAAAAGCGATAGAGAACCCCTGAAAGCCAACTTGGCCCTTGAAATACCCATTCGTATTCTTTTGGCAGAAGATTATATTGTCAATCAAAAGATAGCCGTTCGGATGTTCAATAAGCTAGGTTATGACATTGATATTGTAGACAATGGACGAAAGGCGGTAGAACGCTTGGAAGATAGCCATTATGATCTTATTTTCATGGATGTTCAAATGCCCGAAATGGATGGACTCGAAGCCACTCGAATCATCCGCCGTCGCTTGCGCCATAACAGCCCTATGATCATCGCCATGACAGCCAATGCTATGCCCGAAGACCGCGAAAAATGCCTGGTAGCAGGTATGGACGACTACCTTTCAAAACCTTTTAAGCCACATGAACTGCAGCAGGTTATAGAGAAATATCGGCCAATATTAAGTGGAGTGTAGGCCGAGCGACACATCAGAAGCTCCGGTTTATTGATTTATTTGTCAAAGAAGGATTTATTTTTTACACGCAGTCCTTAAACTGATTATGTATATCTATAGATGCCTCAACCCTGGCTTTTTTATCCTATCTTTATACTAAATTACCTGTTTTAACAGTTTTGGGCTTTAGACCAAGCAAAGAATTAACTATGGAAAAACTTAAAATCATACTTTTCTTTTTAAGTATAATAGCTATAAGTGCTTGCAATAAAGGGAAAATTGAAGACTTGGAAAGAGAGTTGGCACTAAAGGACGACAAAATTAAATTGCTGGAAGAGCAATTGTCTCATTTGCAGAAGACCAATGGCAGTTTGCTTGATCGGCTATCAGATCTGTCTGTGATCAACAAGACTGGTGCAGAAAGCATCCAAAAGTCACTGGAAAACATGACTCAACAATATTCCTTTATCCAGGAATTGACTTCCAAGGTACATTCAAAGGATTCGCTGAACCTGGCTTTGGTCATGAATCTGAAGCGATCTCTAAGCAATATTAATGATGATGATGTCCAGATAGAAGTTAAGGGTGGGGTGGTATATGTATCTATTTCTGACAAATTACTGTTCCGGTCTGGAAGTTCAAAAATAACAAGTGAAGCCAGGGGCGTCTTAGGAAAACTGGCGCTAGTCATTAATGACCATAGTGATCTGAATATCCTTGTGGAAGGACATACAGATAATGTTCCCATTTCCAATTCTTGTATGGAGGACAATTGGGATTTGAGTGTAAAAAGAGCGACTTCCGTGGTGCGTATCTTGGAAGAAGAATACTATGTAGCACCCGAACGCCTGACTGCCGCCGGACGTTCCGAATATATTCCAAAATCAGATAATGGCTCCAGTGCTGGCCGAAGTATTAATCGCCGTACAGAAATCATTATTACACCACAATTGGATCAATTTTTTCAATTGTTGGAAACGCCACCTATTGCCGATTAAACAATCTTATTGCAGGCGATATTATGGTCGCCCTACAATTCCGACAGCCCCACTTTGATTGTCTCCTCCACCAAAGGCAGTAGATAGCCAATGAGCATATCTCTGTGATGCCAATCGAGTTTATCGAATTGCTCGATAATAATAGACCAAGGTTCATCAAAGTCGGAGGGTTTTAATGGGTTTTCTGCTTTAACCGTTTGGTTGATGGTTTTAATTTTTTCACCATCGGCATCATGGAGCACAATGCGAATGTCGCCTATCGGCCGAAAGCCCAAGAGGCCACCAATCAACGGTTTGGTACAGTTGATCGTGATATTTAAGAAAAAATCAGCAATGCCATTGTTGTTTTTTTTGATGGGTGTTTTAGGGGTAAGTGGATTAGGATAGCCATTTTCATTCATCCTGGTCAATTTTTCGGATGCTTCTAAGGGGAGTAATTGAATGCCTCTATCTTTCAATTTAGCCAAAAGCACTTCAAATACCTCGTCTTGATACCATTTTTGAAGGCGATTATCTAACCTCCGAACCAAGGCTCTTTCTGCTTCAGTCGTCGGCGTATAGCTGTCTAGCCCATTGAGTAAATCCTGTTCAATATTGCCATCGTATCTAATAAGGGCAACACGAGATTGGCTTAGGTCCTGGCCTAATAATTGGCTTTGGCCATACCAAAGGAAAACAAGTAGCGTAAATAAGTTGATTTTTTTCATAAGTTGATTTATTAGTTTGTCGATTGTAAATTACTAAAAAGCCCGCCTCAGACATCAGAAGTTTTGCAAGGTGCATCCTGGATAAACTGCTGATGTCTTGTCATAAGCCAAAATACAGCAGGAGGGCATTGACGGTATGGGGATGCTGAAAGTAACCTTTCGATAACTGGCTTTTGACGGTTTCAATAGGCATCTGAACCAAATCAATTGCTTCCCCGTCATCTAAGGATAATTCATGGGTTTTCTCGACCCCTTTGGCCACCCAATGGTGAATATAACTATCCATAAAAACCGGATTAGAGGGGATTTTGCCCAAATATCGCCATTCCCCTCCTGTGTGGCCCGTTTCCTCTTCTAATTCCCGCTGTGCCGCCGGGGAATGATCTTCGCCAGGGTCCACGATTCCTCCCGGAAGCTCCAGGGTATATTCACCAATCCCAAATCGATACTGGCGAACAAAAAGTATGTCTCCATTTGTGGTGATGGGAACCACATTGACGGAGTCTGGAGAAACCAAAACAATCATTCGCTCGGTCTTTCCGTTCCTCGGATTGCGCATATAGTCAAAACGAGCTCGAAAAAGTTTTAAATCTGGACCATCTTCAAATTGAACCCTTTCCCAGTTACTTTTATTATTGTTCATATAATTGATAATCATTTGCTTATGTTTTTTTTTGTCACTTATTAAATCCTTTTGGGGATTATCCAAGATAGCAAAAAAGAGGACCATTTGATAGACAAAAAAAGGAGATGCAACCTTTGTAAAGTTTTTTCTAAAATTTTTTCGTATTTTTTTTTAAAAAATGTGACATATTTATATCTTTGCATCATAAGAATGAAACAAACACTAAAATTATTCTTACCCCCCCTTTCCCAATAGCAAACATTTTTAAGCGTTTTTTGCGCTTTTTTTACTTGGCTGCGTCATGTACGCTGCTCATCACATGGTTTTCACTAAGAACAACATTTAAGGTCCTAAGCTAAAAGATAAACTATTGACACTCCTTGAAAAAGAGTTGACTTTAGGCTTATCTTAGGAATACATCAGCATGATTTTTCAATGCAGATTGATGATTTTGTAACACTTGAGTTACGCCATTATTCAATCCACCATTGCTTCAGTCATATCGGGTATATTCCTTTTTAGCTTGGGACCTTATGCTATTTAAACAACACTGAAGTTTTAGAACAACACTAACATGAACAAATTTACCACTTTTCTAATGGTGGCAGTACTTCTTATTGCCAATAATGTACATTCCCAATGTATTTTACGAACGGGATCCTATACGGAGAACGAAGTAAGAAATTGTTTATCGGGTAATAAAACCCTCATCATCCCAGATAATGAATTGGTCGCATTGAATGGATCTTGGGACTTAAGGCCCTTAGGGCCTATCACCGTAGTTATACAAGGTAGAGGAGGATGCTTGATTTTTAGCGGTTATGGCAGTAATGCAGAGAAACTGAAACTGGCAGAAGGTTCTAGTATCTCTATCCCCGAAGGAGGAAATAACCCCTACGCCCTTAATGGCACTGGTTCGGAGGACCAAGTCAGGATTAAAATAGGAGATACCAGGTATAAAGAAAGAGATTTTGAGGATTTAATTAATGGATTTGGTGTAAGTGCCGTATTGCCTATTGAATTAGCCTATTTTAAGGCTTATACAAAAGCTTATTCCATTCAGCTAGATTGGAAAACAGAAGTTGAGATTAACAATGCTTACTTCGAAGTAATGTATAGTACGAATGGCAAGGATTTTAAAACCATTGCCAAAATTGAAGGTGCTGGGACCAGTGCAACAGCAGTTGTTTACGCTTTCCAACATCAAAATCCCGTCCTGGGGAATAACTATTACCGTCTTAAACAAACAGATTTTGATGGTACCTATGATTATACAGCTATAAGAACGGTTCAGTGGGAGGAGAAAGGGGCATCCATTGTAAAAGTTTACCCCAATCCGGTTCAGGAAAGTTTTAGCATCAATACCCATGATGGTGAAAAGCCTTCACAGGTACAATTGCTAAACCTATTAGGACAGGTCATTCCTACCCATTGGTCACCCCAGGATGGGCGCTATGTTCTACCCGCCTCCTTAAGCCGTGGCAGCTATGTGTTGAAAATGGAGATAGGAGGGCAGCACTACACAGAACGCGTATTCATTCAGAAATAATAATAAGGGAGACCTAAAGCATAGGAAATAGGTATTTCAATATGATTGCCTATTCCTTTTCTCTCTTTTGAAAAGATAATTATAAGGGGGACATTAAACTAGGGAAATAGGTGTATCAAAGTGATGACCTATTCCCTTTTTTCCTCCGCTTGAAAAGATAATTATAAGGGGGACATTAAACTAGGGAAATAGGTATGTCAAAGTGATGACCTATTCCCTTTTTTCCTCCGCTTGAAAAGATAATTATAAGGGGGACATTAAACTAGGGAAATAGGTATGTCAAAGTGATGACCTATTCCCTTTTTTCCCTTCTTGAAAAGATAATTATAAGGGGGACATTAAACTAGGGAAATAGGTATGTCAAAGGATGACCTATTCCCTTTTTTCCCTTTGTCATAATGCAGAAAATTGGACTTAGTGTATGACGGAAATAAATGCTACCACTTTTTTCAGAGATTCGCGAATATTTTCACACAACTTCCTTTGTGTCAGTTGCTTTGAAAATTTTAGCGAATCAAAAGTTGTATCATTTATTTTTCTTCCGTCTATTATAGTCTGCCTTCAAACATGGTCAATGGTCTTCA containing:
- a CDS encoding nucleoside hydrolase encodes the protein MKNSFFFCFGLFCLTLMACQGEAPKQVEATWPSTPLIPVIFDTDANNELDDQHAMAYLLFNGGTFDVKGITVNATKSGGNIEEQYAEAERVLQLCNLKGALPILAGANADFNTILPTIATEGYDGAAAVEFIIAEANKMVDEKLVLIAVGKLTNLALALAKAPAIAEKVRIVWLGSNYPEPGEYNQENDTASMSYILAQNVPFEMVTVRYGKPSGTDAVQVTKEEVNIRMPGKGPKISEPITGRHGGQFDNFGDYAINLFEHIEYYVDPPARALYDMAAVAIVKNAAWAKSTSISCPKLVDNKWMEQPGNPREIIIWEDFDKEKIIADFYQHLDNYVLVGK
- a CDS encoding response regulator; the encoded protein is MSVERINNHIFLGRIYLLLGGLGLPIFSGVMAWLEIGYFDIGIDRYLFGSICLLLLSLSFGKTLSVKRTFQLLDLGFFLFSFFGFYIDYIGGFTSEYLITQMIVIQFTFMVLRRPIQLIQYSLFVLACVVGFLILSRGLSFPYKLFVGASFVIISIGNFFVWSRRLAEQDQNQHMKALMKGILEVSQDGIIAVESKRGPNGRIKDFEITHTNKAFYVMFPFLRERKVRWVKDLIPRRYNDQMFKQFVKVVEEGGSFEAFDKFTGLDSKTIWLKLVAVKLEDGLTITFTDITLQKEYEAQLERAKEKAEEGARAKSSFLATMSHEIRTPMNGIIGMIDLMYNSELTAEQLEHLDIIRSSSESLLTIINDILDFSKIESGKLELEDRNFSLRSCIEDTLDLLGKRARDKQLDLLYFMEPDVPEYISGDVVRLGQILTNLVSNAIKFTETGEIYVHVKRAAAGWVSPDQAVNLHFTIKDTGIGIPKEKLSLLFKAFNQVDTSTTRKYGGTGLGLAICYRLCDLMNGRIWVESQLGKGSEFQFVIACKLSPLAYMEEQEHPRVIAKLVGKKILVIDDNETNLMILAAFITRMGLKPEVTKSPIEALKKIKEQSYDLIITDFNMPIMNGLQMAAAIKKEINCPILLLSSSQELPMKEVAKYVESYQFKPVRERQLQLLLIKMFNSPYKEISEQKKLRGRTFQENLAQDIPLRILLAEDFIVNQKIATRIFKKMGYDIEIAENGLEAVEKATKHTYDLIFMDVQMPEMDGLEATRVIRERKPENGPVIIAMTANAMPEDRQKCIESGMNDYLSKPFKPKDLQGLLEKYNPQNEQTLTDK
- a CDS encoding response regulator — encoded protein: MKALQLSHEGRIGEKNLNYIFLGRLYLFLGGIGDPIITGILEWINNGQFAVCPDRYLIMSMCFLGFGLSFLGKISQQHKLFLFEMIYFCFSIYELKTVYDGAFSGAHQAANMIVITLIYTVLRSPFLLLLYTFTIIGVTFFFLMLTVDISFGHKMMIGGGTSFICLINWGVWNWRLKELSQTYKTKALFHGILEVSQNGMVALLGQRNSLGQIVDFRISHCNQASILQFPFLEDLPEPKSLKALIPVELGTDWIDQLTNVIQTGKSFTQEEYYVMPGGQEHWIVFIVSKLDDGLVVTIKDISDQRSYEQQLDEAKKMAEAGARAKADFLATMSHEIRTPMNGITGMVDLLDNTPLTKEQEEHLEIIRTSSDNLLVTINDILDFSKIESGKLELEVRDFSIRNCLESILDAYGSAARGKDLDLFYFMDSNVPEYIKGDEVRLGQILGNLVGNGIKFTSSGEVFVHVQLAKEDPIPFEERVLLQFTVRDTGIGIPKAKLPLLFSAFQQADTSNTRQFGGSGLGLAICSRLCEIMGGNIKVESKEGEGSNFQFILPFEKGKHKEIFAPVAMLEDLSALMGKRVLIVDDNATNLMILEAFTAELGLEAELCSSPSDAIEWAQHRPYDLIITDFNMPEMDGLELAEALRQTLAVPILLLSSSQELPLQKLRTTVDQYHFKPIKKNQLKEIILELFKINKDGSLQKEKSDREPLKANLALEIPIRILLAEDYIVNQKIAVRMFNKLGYDIDIVDNGRKAVERLEDSHYDLIFMDVQMPEMDGLEATRIIRRRLRHNSPMIIAMTANAMPEDREKCLVAGMDDYLSKPFKPHELQQVIEKYRPILSGV
- a CDS encoding OmpA family protein is translated as MEKLKIILFFLSIIAISACNKGKIEDLERELALKDDKIKLLEEQLSHLQKTNGSLLDRLSDLSVINKTGAESIQKSLENMTQQYSFIQELTSKVHSKDSLNLALVMNLKRSLSNINDDDVQIEVKGGVVYVSISDKLLFRSGSSKITSEARGVLGKLALVINDHSDLNILVEGHTDNVPISNSCMEDNWDLSVKRATSVVRILEEEYYVAPERLTAAGRSEYIPKSDNGSSAGRSINRRTEIIITPQLDQFFQLLETPPIAD
- a CDS encoding NUDIX hydrolase; protein product: MIINYMNNNKSNWERVQFEDGPDLKLFRARFDYMRNPRNGKTERMIVLVSPDSVNVVPITTNGDILFVRQYRFGIGEYTLELPGGIVDPGEDHSPAAQRELEEETGHTGGEWRYLGKIPSNPVFMDSYIHHWVAKGVEKTHELSLDDGEAIDLVQMPIETVKSQLSKGYFQHPHTVNALLLYFGL
- a CDS encoding T9SS type A sorting domain-containing protein, coding for MNKFTTFLMVAVLLIANNVHSQCILRTGSYTENEVRNCLSGNKTLIIPDNELVALNGSWDLRPLGPITVVIQGRGGCLIFSGYGSNAEKLKLAEGSSISIPEGGNNPYALNGTGSEDQVRIKIGDTRYKERDFEDLINGFGVSAVLPIELAYFKAYTKAYSIQLDWKTEVEINNAYFEVMYSTNGKDFKTIAKIEGAGTSATAVVYAFQHQNPVLGNNYYRLKQTDFDGTYDYTAIRTVQWEEKGASIVKVYPNPVQESFSINTHDGEKPSQVQLLNLLGQVIPTHWSPQDGRYVLPASLSRGSYVLKMEIGGQHYTERVFIQK